From Deinococcus ruber, the proteins below share one genomic window:
- a CDS encoding winged helix-turn-helix transcriptional regulator, producing MEKTHTEPYRSGCPVSLGLDIFGDRWTLLIVRDLMFGGKRHFREMLASDEHISTNILADRLKMLLAEGIISKRDDPSHQQKVVYSLTEKGIALLPILTAISDWSFSYRPVGEPYVQQARAHLSPADLNQEMEDLRRLHLAPAVVP from the coding sequence GTGGAGAAGACACACACCGAACCATACAGATCCGGGTGTCCGGTCAGTCTCGGCCTGGACATCTTCGGAGACCGCTGGACGCTGCTGATCGTCCGCGACCTGATGTTCGGCGGCAAGCGGCACTTCCGCGAAATGCTGGCCTCCGACGAACACATCTCGACCAACATCCTGGCCGACCGCCTGAAAATGCTGCTGGCAGAGGGCATCATCTCGAAGCGTGACGATCCCAGCCATCAGCAGAAGGTGGTATACAGCCTGACCGAGAAGGGCATCGCACTGCTGCCGATTCTGACCGCCATCAGCGACTGGAGCTTCAGCTATCGCCCTGTCGGCGAGCCATATGTTCAGCAGGCGCGTGCTCATCTCAGTCCTGCCGATCTGAATCAGGAGATGGAAGACCTGCGCCGCCTGCATCTGGCCCCCGCCGTGGTGCCCTGA
- a CDS encoding MerR family transcriptional regulator codes for MSGQTLPNPWSGNLDELAQLANSLLPQYLPLDRSSRTQDEVNPRLIRHYTTQGLLDPPLKEGREARYTRRHLLQLLTLRRLMTEGHSAQALQSLLSRQSDDALEALLVGKSQLQVQTSNPALDYLEALKRPLSSSAPVARAALPPPSQSPSPLLPPAVDMPSRYTRVTLAPGIEVHISRDARLPKTPAEQDALARQVVQALTTLRSTP; via the coding sequence ATGTCCGGACAGACACTTCCCAATCCCTGGAGCGGGAACCTCGATGAGCTCGCGCAGCTCGCCAACAGCCTGCTTCCCCAGTACCTTCCGCTCGACCGTTCCTCGCGCACCCAGGACGAGGTCAACCCGCGTCTGATTCGCCACTACACTACCCAGGGCCTGCTCGATCCCCCGCTCAAGGAAGGCCGCGAAGCCCGCTACACCCGCCGCCACCTGCTGCAACTGCTGACCCTGCGCCGCCTGATGACCGAAGGCCACAGCGCCCAGGCCCTTCAGAGTCTGCTGAGCAGGCAGAGCGACGACGCCCTGGAAGCCCTGCTGGTCGGAAAAAGCCAGTTGCAGGTGCAGACCAGCAATCCTGCGCTCGACTACCTGGAAGCGCTCAAACGCCCGCTCAGCAGTTCCGCGCCTGTTGCCCGCGCCGCTCTGCCGCCACCGAGCCAGTCTCCGTCTCCCCTGCTGCCCCCCGCCGTAGACATGCCCAGCCGCTATACCCGCGTGACCCTCGCGCCCGGCATCGAAGTGCATATCAGCCGTGACGCCCGCCTTCCCAAGACCCCCGCCGAACAGGACGCCCTGGCACGGCAGGTGGTTCAGGCTCTCACCACCCTCAGGAGCACCCCATGA
- a CDS encoding aldo/keto reductase, producing MTLTDFRTLGRSGLIVSPLALGTMTFGTPRWGSSDDDAAAVFGAYLEAGGNFIDTADVYSGGRSEELVGQYVAEHRARDRVVVATKFGFNAERGNPHAGGNGRKHIHRALEGSLRRLNTEYIDLYWLHVWDMVTPVEEVLQTLGDLVRAGTIRYFGFSDMPAWYTTKAATLAQVHNVPGPIGMQLEYSLVARSLETEHLGAARDGGLGIVPWSPLAGGFLSGRYERAASGGQGRLSGPNPFGDSKFTERNWNTLDALKTVAAQTGHAPAQVALAWLSAQPGVASILLGARTPEQLRSNLGSLEITLTPQQLQALNAASVLDPAMPQGWFSDALKRGIFGGVSVEGWR from the coding sequence ATGACCCTGACCGACTTCCGTACCCTGGGCCGTTCAGGCCTGATTGTCAGCCCACTGGCGCTGGGCACCATGACCTTCGGCACGCCCCGCTGGGGATCGTCCGATGACGATGCCGCCGCTGTCTTCGGCGCGTATCTGGAGGCAGGTGGAAATTTCATCGATACCGCCGACGTGTACTCCGGGGGCCGCAGTGAGGAACTGGTCGGCCAGTACGTCGCCGAGCACCGGGCGCGTGACCGGGTGGTCGTTGCCACCAAGTTCGGCTTCAATGCCGAGCGTGGAAACCCGCATGCGGGCGGCAACGGGCGCAAGCACATTCACCGGGCACTGGAAGGCTCGCTGCGACGGCTGAACACCGAGTACATCGATCTGTACTGGCTGCACGTCTGGGACATGGTGACGCCCGTCGAGGAGGTGCTGCAAACGCTGGGCGATCTGGTGCGTGCGGGCACCATCCGCTATTTCGGTTTCTCAGACATGCCCGCTTGGTACACCACCAAAGCGGCGACCCTGGCACAGGTTCACAACGTTCCCGGCCCCATCGGGATGCAGCTCGAATACTCGCTGGTGGCCCGCAGTCTCGAGACCGAGCACCTCGGGGCTGCCCGCGACGGTGGCCTGGGAATCGTGCCCTGGAGTCCGCTGGCGGGCGGGTTTCTGAGTGGGCGGTACGAACGGGCAGCGTCCGGCGGGCAGGGACGGCTGAGCGGGCCGAACCCGTTTGGCGACAGCAAATTCACCGAGCGCAACTGGAACACGCTGGACGCCCTGAAGACGGTCGCGGCCCAGACAGGCCATGCCCCCGCTCAGGTCGCGCTGGCGTGGCTATCGGCTCAGCCGGGGGTCGCGTCCATTCTGCTGGGCGCACGCACGCCAGAGCAGTTACGCAGCAATCTGGGGTCGCTGGAAATCACGCTCACGCCTCAGCAGCTTCAGGCGCTCAATGCGGCGAGCGTGCTCGATCCGGCCATGCCGCAGGGCTGGTTCTCCGACGCTCTGAAGCGCGGCATCTTCGGCGGAGTCAGTGTCGAGGGCTGGCGCTGA
- a CDS encoding ribonucleotide-diphosphate reductase subunit beta — MTPRTPFSATNWSEPEDSFSVTFYEKYTSQLWFPEEIPLTNDALVWKSLEEAERWTYIHASAGLNILDTLQGEVGMPTLRGLVDGHIRKAVLQFQGMMEDIHARSYSLMNKTFLTTSEEREVFEWVRTQPHLQFKIAFIQDVFNDPDTSNMGLWKKMVVSCMLETALFYSGFFYPLYLAGQGRMVSAGEIFNLIILDEAVHGVYVAMLAQERFEALSADEQEAARTWYGETLQVLYTNEVAYSQVLYADVSLVADVKRFIRFNFNVLSDNLNLERPFEDQEIHPVVRNGIRTGSTTHDFFSAKGNSYMKIGVEALREDDVEALWAGSFPTPSQAQTGRIAND, encoded by the coding sequence ATGACCCCCCGTACCCCCTTTTCTGCGACCAACTGGAGCGAACCGGAAGACAGCTTCTCGGTCACCTTCTACGAGAAGTACACCTCACAGCTGTGGTTCCCGGAAGAAATTCCGCTCACCAACGACGCGCTGGTCTGGAAGTCGCTCGAAGAGGCAGAGCGCTGGACGTACATTCACGCCTCGGCAGGTCTGAACATTCTCGACACCTTGCAGGGCGAGGTCGGCATGCCCACCCTGCGCGGCCTGGTCGATGGGCATATCCGCAAGGCGGTGCTGCAATTTCAGGGCATGATGGAAGACATTCACGCCCGCTCGTACAGCCTGATGAACAAGACCTTCCTGACCACCTCGGAAGAGCGGGAGGTGTTCGAGTGGGTGCGTACCCAGCCGCACCTTCAGTTCAAGATCGCCTTCATTCAGGACGTGTTCAACGACCCCGACACCTCGAATATGGGGCTGTGGAAGAAAATGGTGGTGTCGTGCATGCTGGAAACCGCCCTGTTTTACAGCGGGTTTTTCTATCCGCTGTATCTGGCCGGACAGGGGCGCATGGTGTCGGCAGGCGAGATCTTCAATCTGATCATTCTGGACGAAGCGGTACACGGCGTCTACGTCGCCATGCTGGCCCAGGAGCGCTTCGAGGCTCTGAGTGCCGACGAGCAGGAAGCGGCCCGCACGTGGTACGGCGAGACGCTTCAGGTGCTGTACACCAACGAGGTGGCCTACAGTCAGGTGCTGTACGCCGACGTGTCGCTGGTGGCCGACGTGAAACGCTTTATCCGCTTCAATTTCAACGTGCTGTCCGACAATCTGAATCTGGAGCGCCCGTTCGAAGATCAGGAGATTCATCCGGTGGTTCGCAACGGCATTCGCACCGGCAGCACCACCCACGATTTCTTCTCGGCCAAGGGCAACAGCTATATGAAGATCGGCGTGGAAGCGCTGCGGGAAGACGACGTGGAAGCGCTGTGGGCAGGCAGCTTTCCTACACCATCTCAGGCCCAGACCGGAAGGATTGCCAATGACTGA
- a CDS encoding GGDEF domain-containing protein, with protein MAGYRKGEAEAYDLLGEAHRVLGMFDVASEHSARAVSLAVAIGAREEEAQVRMHLGVAQLQQGDLIGAQQSLEASLRLAKALGRQREARDVHEQMVLLHERGGAYDLALAHCKEQHRLDRQLLNETLNQHTQSLLIQHDVESHRQLNAQLQRSNQELALLYEQNQELLTCVQHQMLHDPLTGLPNRSRFELCLADALAAAEASGLALAVMFIDLDGFKKINDTLGHDAGDDLLVQVAARFTALMHPDDLVARLSGDEFVAFVGALKGPFKATTAAQRFLRALDDPFEVRGQAVSVSASIGVSVYPDDGQDIGTLQRCADEAMYRVKRSGKSAMLFYSAS; from the coding sequence GTGGCAGGATACCGAAAGGGCGAGGCAGAGGCCTACGACCTGCTCGGTGAGGCTCACCGGGTCCTCGGCATGTTTGATGTCGCCTCCGAACACTCTGCACGGGCGGTCAGTCTCGCTGTCGCAATCGGCGCGCGCGAGGAGGAGGCGCAGGTACGGATGCACCTCGGTGTGGCGCAGCTCCAGCAGGGCGATCTGATCGGCGCACAACAGTCTCTGGAAGCCAGCCTGAGGCTTGCCAAGGCCCTGGGGCGGCAGCGAGAAGCGCGTGATGTGCACGAGCAGATGGTGCTGCTTCACGAAAGGGGCGGCGCATATGACCTCGCTCTGGCGCACTGTAAAGAGCAGCACCGCCTTGACCGTCAACTGCTGAACGAAACGCTGAATCAGCATACCCAGAGCCTGCTGATTCAGCATGACGTGGAATCGCACCGGCAGCTGAACGCCCAGCTGCAACGCAGCAACCAGGAACTCGCGCTGCTGTACGAGCAGAACCAGGAGTTGCTGACCTGTGTGCAGCATCAGATGTTGCACGACCCCCTGACAGGTCTGCCGAACCGTTCCCGCTTCGAGCTGTGTCTGGCCGACGCCCTGGCAGCTGCTGAGGCGAGCGGTTTGGCACTGGCGGTGATGTTTATCGATCTGGACGGCTTCAAGAAGATCAATGACACGCTGGGGCACGATGCAGGCGATGACCTGCTGGTACAGGTGGCGGCCCGGTTCACGGCCCTGATGCATCCGGACGATCTGGTGGCCCGCCTCAGTGGCGATGAATTCGTCGCGTTCGTCGGCGCTCTGAAGGGCCCATTCAAGGCGACCACGGCGGCTCAGCGATTTCTGAGGGCGCTGGACGACCCGTTTGAGGTGCGAGGTCAGGCGGTGTCGGTGAGCGCGTCAATCGGCGTGAGCGTCTATCCGGACGACGGGCAGGACATCGGAACCTTGCAGCGGTGTGCCGACGAGGCGATGTACAGAGTCAAACGCAGCGGAAAAAGCGCCATGCTGTTCTATTCGGCCTCGTAG
- a CDS encoding tetratricopeptide repeat protein codes for MMILHPLELQMPALTGTAKIDAPLDLAEHVRSTNAQRALTLSVEAQQLAEALEDAPRRARSTLSVGSGWYRLCEYPQAKVCVAEALEQVQALGDADGEARSLLLLGSIESEQGRYVPAIALFRQALEVCEQRQIEGRHGIALNNLGLAHEHLGNSATALELHLQAFEIIEQRGLDEHRILIRLNIGNTLQQLGYLEEALAQHTDAQQLADSSGNSWGQGITWTNQGSVLLALGRHHEAVTALQTALPLL; via the coding sequence ATGATGATCCTCCATCCACTGGAACTCCAGATGCCTGCCCTGACCGGGACTGCCAAAATCGACGCGCCGCTCGATCTGGCAGAACACGTGCGGTCTACGAACGCGCAGCGTGCCCTGACGCTGAGTGTGGAAGCGCAGCAGCTGGCAGAGGCCCTGGAAGACGCGCCACGCCGCGCCCGCAGCACTCTCAGCGTCGGCTCTGGGTGGTACCGCCTGTGTGAATATCCTCAGGCGAAGGTCTGTGTCGCCGAGGCACTGGAGCAGGTGCAGGCACTCGGAGACGCCGACGGCGAAGCCCGTTCGCTGCTGCTGCTGGGATCAATCGAGTCGGAGCAGGGGCGCTATGTGCCCGCCATCGCGCTGTTTCGGCAGGCGCTGGAGGTGTGTGAGCAGCGTCAGATCGAAGGGCGACACGGCATTGCCCTCAACAATCTCGGGCTGGCCCACGAACATCTGGGCAACTCTGCCACAGCTCTGGAACTGCACCTGCAAGCATTCGAAATCATCGAGCAGCGTGGTCTGGATGAACACCGCATCCTTATTCGCCTCAATATCGGCAACACCCTGCAACAACTCGGATACCTTGAGGAGGCCCTGGCACAGCACACAGACGCGCAGCAGTTGGCAGATTCCTCAGGCAACAGCTGGGGGCAGGGCATCACCTGGACCAACCAGGGAAGTGTGCTGCTGGCGCTCGGTCGGCACCATGAGGCGGTCACGGCGCTACAGACCGCGCTTCCGCTGCTGTGA
- a CDS encoding vWA domain-containing protein, with protein MTQTHPLIEIRPLKPALKANGVQTVTALIRLHPAAAPQRSGGRLPLNLSLVLDRSGSMSGQPLEMAKQAIVAALRQLRPHDRVSVVSFDDTVQIEVPSTLAHDPEALIAQVQGIHSGGSTALHNGWLEGATQVAAHLSQGGLNRVILLSDGQANCGLVDPSEIARHVRGLTERGVSTTTMGFGSHYDENLLLGMATAGDGNFEHIEDARTLPTFFESELQGLTRTSGRTVSVGLEPNPQLQGEVTEVLNDLVRNSLGRYQLGNLVEGQPLNVVARVQVTVPINAASPLGVTRVRLAWTGLDGVRHSIRAQLDLPVLDAAAYDALPDDAEVAEAVSLLTMAQRKQQAIQAMDRGDRASALDFLTEVVGMAQSMPSPSPEAAASLVESTELQRLYAQGEDRLARKRALSQSYARSQSKPRKE; from the coding sequence ATGACCCAGACGCACCCCCTGATCGAGATTCGTCCTCTGAAGCCCGCGCTGAAGGCCAACGGCGTGCAGACCGTGACCGCGCTGATTCGTCTGCACCCGGCAGCGGCTCCCCAGCGCAGCGGCGGGCGGCTCCCGCTGAACCTGTCGCTGGTGCTCGACCGCAGCGGCAGCATGAGCGGTCAGCCGCTGGAGATGGCGAAACAGGCCATCGTGGCGGCGCTGCGTCAGTTGCGTCCGCACGACCGCGTCAGTGTGGTGAGTTTTGACGACACGGTTCAGATCGAAGTGCCTTCCACCCTGGCGCACGATCCCGAAGCGCTGATTGCCCAGGTGCAGGGCATTCACAGTGGCGGCAGCACCGCGCTGCACAACGGCTGGCTGGAAGGCGCGACCCAGGTGGCGGCCCATCTCAGTCAGGGCGGCCTGAACCGCGTGATCCTGCTGAGTGACGGACAGGCGAACTGTGGGCTGGTCGATCCGTCCGAGATCGCCCGGCACGTCCGGGGGCTGACGGAGCGTGGGGTCAGCACCACCACCATGGGCTTCGGGTCGCATTACGACGAGAATCTGCTGCTGGGCATGGCAACCGCTGGCGACGGCAACTTCGAGCACATCGAGGACGCCCGGACGCTGCCGACCTTCTTCGAGAGCGAGTTGCAGGGCCTGACCCGCACATCGGGCCGCACCGTCAGCGTGGGGCTGGAACCCAATCCGCAGCTGCAGGGCGAAGTGACCGAAGTGCTGAACGATCTGGTGCGGAACTCGCTTGGGCGCTATCAGCTGGGCAATCTGGTCGAAGGTCAGCCGCTGAACGTGGTGGCACGCGTGCAGGTGACGGTTCCGATCAACGCGGCGTCTCCGCTGGGGGTCACGCGGGTGCGGCTGGCGTGGACAGGGCTGGACGGCGTGCGGCACAGCATCCGGGCACAGCTGGATCTGCCGGTGCTGGACGCGGCAGCTTACGACGCGCTGCCAGACGATGCGGAGGTCGCGGAGGCGGTCAGTCTGCTGACGATGGCGCAGCGCAAGCAGCAGGCGATTCAGGCGATGGACCGGGGCGACCGCGCCAGTGCGCTGGACTTTCTGACCGAGGTGGTCGGGATGGCCCAGTCGATGCCCAGCCCCAGCCCGGAAGCCGCCGCGTCGCTGGTGGAAAGTACCGAGCTGCAACGGCTGTACGCCCAGGGTGAAGACCGGCTGGCACGCAAACGCGCACTGTCACAGTCGTACGCCCGCAGCCAGAGCAAACCAAGAAAGGAATAA
- a CDS encoding MFS transporter, with protein sequence MTAAPSGRRAVPPLLVASLLIGTMLNPINSSLIATALTPIGRALHVSSAQTAWLVACLYLVAAVAQPLMGRLADLFGPRRVFQFGLSVALLGGVIGGLAPSLPWLIVSRMLIGLGTSAGYPCAITLLRRHAEQSGQPTPPTTLAAITVANQITAIVGPTLGGLLVGSVGWRAVFLINVPVTLLGLGLAFMKLPRDGRPAAFRTLGRSLDLPGVGLFSVALTSLMLFLMQLHPAPLYGWLGLSVVSFAALYAVERRTPAAFLDVRMLAGNRPLLLTYLRQALTALITYSIFYGLPQWLQEARSFTPTQTGLVLLPTSAVSIVCALLVARLPQLRLHGLLVIGAALQVVCMVLYAAVPQVASLWLLIGVSLLLGIPWGLTNFANQQTLYAQAPREGAGSAAGLFRTFNYLGSIASSSVIGFTFRPSATTAGFQSLTWVLVATSVLTLLVTLLRDPVVAVPHDSPA encoded by the coding sequence GTGACAGCCGCGCCCTCTGGCCGACGAGCGGTGCCGCCGCTGCTGGTGGCCTCGCTGCTGATCGGCACCATGCTCAATCCGATCAATTCCTCGCTGATCGCCACTGCCCTGACGCCTATTGGCCGCGCCCTGCACGTCAGCAGCGCTCAGACCGCGTGGCTGGTGGCGTGCCTGTATCTGGTGGCAGCGGTCGCGCAGCCCCTGATGGGCCGCCTGGCCGACCTGTTCGGGCCGCGCCGGGTGTTTCAGTTCGGCCTGTCGGTGGCGCTGCTGGGCGGCGTGATCGGCGGTCTGGCCCCCAGTCTGCCGTGGCTGATCGTGTCGCGCATGCTGATCGGGCTGGGCACCTCGGCAGGCTATCCGTGCGCGATTACGCTGCTGCGTCGCCACGCCGAACAGAGTGGGCAGCCCACACCGCCGACCACACTGGCAGCCATTACCGTCGCCAACCAGATCACCGCCATCGTCGGGCCGACCCTGGGCGGGCTGCTGGTGGGGAGCGTCGGCTGGCGGGCCGTGTTTCTGATCAATGTGCCGGTCACGCTGCTGGGGCTGGGGCTGGCCTTCATGAAGCTGCCGCGAGATGGCCGACCTGCGGCCTTCAGGACCCTCGGGCGTTCGCTCGATCTGCCGGGCGTGGGCCTTTTCAGCGTGGCACTGACCTCGCTGATGCTGTTTCTGATGCAGCTTCATCCGGCCCCGCTGTACGGCTGGCTGGGTCTGTCGGTGGTGTCCTTCGCCGCGCTGTACGCCGTGGAAAGGCGCACCCCGGCAGCATTTCTCGATGTGCGGATGCTCGCGGGAAATCGCCCGCTGCTCCTGACGTATCTGCGACAGGCGCTGACCGCCCTGATTACCTACAGCATCTTCTACGGTCTGCCACAGTGGCTCCAGGAAGCCCGTTCGTTTACGCCCACCCAGACGGGCCTGGTGCTGTTGCCCACTTCGGCGGTGTCGATCGTGTGCGCCCTGCTGGTGGCCCGCCTGCCGCAGCTGCGTCTGCATGGCCTGCTGGTCATCGGTGCCGCGCTGCAGGTGGTGTGCATGGTGCTGTATGCCGCCGTTCCGCAGGTGGCGTCGTTGTGGCTGCTGATCGGCGTGTCGCTGCTGCTGGGCATTCCCTGGGGTCTGACCAATTTCGCCAACCAGCAGACGCTGTACGCTCAGGCTCCCAGAGAGGGGGCGGGCAGCGCGGCAGGTCTGTTCAGAACTTTCAATTACCTCGGCTCCATCGCGTCGTCGAGCGTCATCGGCTTCACCTTCCGCCCCAGCGCCACCACTGCCGGATTCCAGTCGCTGACCTGGGTGCTGGTCGCGACGTCGGTACTGACGCTGCTCGTGACCCTGCTCCGCGATCCTGTGGTCGCAGTGCCGCACGACAGCCCCGCCTGA
- a CDS encoding glutaredoxin family protein: MTETAAPVFALLTQDDCPQCTRLKRMLEQPLRGRFTDQIQVVHRQEHPGAFSELTAQHGIRSTPALLHLASGRLLTETGSLGEVSAFLNSAVSAS, translated from the coding sequence ATGACTGAGACTGCTGCTCCTGTCTTCGCCCTGCTGACCCAGGATGACTGCCCGCAGTGCACCCGCCTGAAACGCATGCTCGAACAGCCCCTGCGTGGCCGCTTCACCGATCAGATTCAGGTGGTGCATCGTCAGGAGCACCCGGGCGCCTTCAGCGAGTTGACCGCGCAGCACGGCATCCGCAGCACGCCTGCGCTGCTGCACCTTGCCAGCGGAAGACTGTTGACCGAGACAGGCAGTCTGGGCGAAGTCAGCGCCTTCCTGAACTCAGCCGTCAGCGCGAGCTAG
- a CDS encoding ribonucleotide reductase stimulatory protein yields the protein MQIFYDSMTGNVRRFAAEIQRLSGLPVHDLRRDVPAGEYLLMTYTFGTGGVPETTARFLTQQANGLRGVVSSGSFHWGANFARAGEQIAAQYGVPLVAKINKAGSAADREIVANWLRAQMGTYGRTATQPTHNVRSLYGTLD from the coding sequence ATGCAGATCTTTTACGACTCGATGACCGGAAACGTGCGCCGTTTTGCTGCCGAGATTCAGCGTCTCAGCGGCCTTCCCGTCCACGACCTCCGCCGTGACGTTCCTGCCGGAGAGTATCTGCTGATGACCTACACCTTCGGCACTGGCGGCGTTCCCGAAACCACGGCCCGGTTTCTGACGCAGCAGGCCAACGGACTCAGAGGCGTGGTGTCGAGCGGCAGTTTTCACTGGGGGGCGAATTTTGCCCGTGCTGGCGAGCAGATTGCCGCTCAGTACGGCGTGCCTCTGGTGGCAAAGATCAACAAGGCGGGCAGCGCCGCAGACCGCGAGATCGTGGCGAACTGGCTCAGGGCACAGATGGGCACTTACGGCAGGACAGCAACACAGCCCACCCACAACGTAAGGAGTCTGTATGGAACGCTGGATTGA
- the nrdE gene encoding class 1b ribonucleoside-diphosphate reductase subunit alpha, translating to MERWIELNNKILAGNLVDTRFDNDALQVYFQEKVNPNTVFFHDLAEKIRYLTEHGIWDPSVFARYTPEEVQAVFVRAYGYKFRFKAFMGAYKFYNEYATMTPDRGRWLERYEDRLSITALARSSSVQEALELVHHLITQTFTPATPTLMNSGKANTGRLVSCFLLQDCTDNLNSITKTLSFVAELSKGGGGIGVEVSNLRGRGESLRGIQNVTKGVMGVAKMLDNMLRYADQAGQRPGAGAIYLSVMHVDFLDTLSAKKIASDEDARLKTLSVGATIPDIFMEKVRSGEDIFQFYPHSLFQETGREFTSIDWTREYQTLADNPNIRKKRISARRILEEIAVTQGESGYPYLLFEGNANRVNPIPNVGSIKMSNLCSEILQPTTPSYFHAYGQEAKDRVGLDVSCNLASLVIEQTMQSSDIGRVVTAAVRMLDNVANSTSIPEVPAVKRANEEMRSIGLGAMGLHSFLAKHELVYGSPEALEFVDVFFAAVHYHARRTSMQIARDTGFVFSGFQGSRYQTGEHFAQYLEHDFVPHTPEVAALFGGHTLPTREDWQQLTQDIAQHGLAHSFVMAIAPTGSISYVSHASASIMPITEKVETRTSNKARTIYPMPHLSEATEWFYEEAYDMDQRRVLDTVAAAQKHVDQGISCTLFVPGSATTRTLQSYYIYAYLRGIKTLYYTRMRKASIDECLSCAI from the coding sequence ATGGAACGCTGGATTGAACTGAACAACAAGATTCTGGCGGGCAACCTGGTCGATACCCGCTTCGACAACGACGCCCTTCAGGTCTATTTTCAGGAGAAGGTCAACCCCAATACCGTCTTCTTTCACGACCTGGCCGAGAAGATTCGCTACCTGACCGAACACGGCATCTGGGACCCTTCGGTGTTCGCCCGCTACACCCCCGAAGAGGTGCAGGCGGTCTTCGTGCGGGCCTACGGCTACAAGTTCCGCTTCAAGGCCTTTATGGGGGCCTACAAGTTCTACAACGAGTACGCCACCATGACGCCCGACCGGGGCCGCTGGCTGGAGCGCTACGAGGACCGACTGAGCATCACGGCGCTCGCCCGCTCCAGCAGCGTGCAGGAAGCGCTGGAACTGGTGCACCATCTGATTACCCAGACCTTCACGCCCGCCACGCCCACCCTGATGAACAGCGGCAAGGCCAACACCGGGCGACTGGTGAGCTGCTTTCTGCTTCAGGACTGCACTGACAACCTGAATTCCATCACCAAGACCCTCAGCTTTGTGGCCGAACTCAGCAAGGGCGGCGGCGGCATCGGCGTCGAGGTCAGCAACCTGCGTGGGCGGGGCGAGTCGCTGCGCGGCATCCAGAACGTGACCAAGGGCGTGATGGGCGTTGCCAAGATGCTCGACAACATGCTGCGCTACGCCGATCAGGCCGGGCAGCGCCCCGGAGCCGGAGCCATCTACCTGAGCGTGATGCATGTCGATTTTCTGGACACGCTGTCGGCAAAAAAGATCGCCAGCGATGAGGACGCCCGCCTGAAAACCCTGTCGGTAGGGGCCACCATTCCAGATATCTTCATGGAAAAAGTGCGTTCGGGCGAGGATATCTTTCAGTTCTACCCGCATTCGTTGTTTCAGGAAACGGGCCGCGAGTTCACCAGCATCGACTGGACGCGGGAATATCAGACGCTGGCCGACAACCCCAACATCCGTAAAAAGCGAATTTCGGCCCGGCGCATTCTGGAAGAAATCGCCGTGACCCAGGGCGAGAGCGGCTACCCCTACCTGCTGTTCGAGGGCAACGCCAACCGCGTGAATCCCATTCCCAACGTCGGCAGCATCAAGATGAGCAACCTGTGCTCGGAAATCTTGCAGCCCACCACCCCCAGCTATTTCCACGCCTACGGGCAGGAAGCCAAAGACCGCGTGGGGCTGGACGTGTCGTGCAATCTGGCGTCGTTGGTGATCGAGCAGACCATGCAGAGCAGCGACATCGGGCGGGTCGTGACCGCCGCCGTGCGGATGCTCGACAACGTGGCGAACAGCACCTCGATTCCCGAAGTTCCCGCCGTCAAGCGGGCCAACGAGGAGATGCGCTCGATTGGACTGGGCGCGATGGGGCTGCATTCGTTTCTGGCAAAACACGAACTGGTCTACGGTTCGCCCGAGGCGCTGGAATTCGTGGACGTGTTTTTTGCGGCTGTGCACTACCATGCCCGGCGCACCAGTATGCAGATCGCCAGAGACACCGGCTTCGTATTCAGCGGCTTTCAGGGCAGCCGATACCAGACGGGCGAGCACTTCGCGCAGTATCTGGAACACGACTTCGTGCCTCACACGCCAGAAGTGGCGGCGCTGTTCGGGGGCCACACGCTGCCCACCCGCGAAGACTGGCAGCAACTGACCCAGGACATCGCCCAGCACGGACTGGCACACTCGTTCGTGATGGCGATTGCCCCGACGGGCAGCATCTCGTATGTGTCGCACGCCTCGGCCAGCATCATGCCCATTACTGAGAAGGTCGAAACGCGCACCAGCAACAAGGCCCGCACCATCTATCCGATGCCGCACCTGAGCGAAGCCACCGAATGGTTTTATGAAGAGGCCTACGACATGGATCAGCGCCGCGTGCTCGACACCGTGGCTGCCGCCCAGAAGCACGTCGATCAGGGCATTTCCTGCACGCTGTTCGTGCCGGGCAGCGCCACCACCCGCACCTTGCAGTCGTATTACATCTATGCCTATCTGCGCGGCATCAAGACGCTGTATTACACCCGGATGCGGAAGGCCAGCATCGACGAGTGCCTGAGCTGCGCCATCTGA